The following nucleotide sequence is from Prosthecobacter dejongeii.
GTGGGTGCGGTGTCGTTTGCGCAGAACACACCCGCCCTACGATTGAAGGCATGCGCGGGATTGTAGGGCGGGTGTGTCCGGCGGAAAGATGGGGAGTGTTTTTGGAGGTGATTGCCGGATTACCCGCCTTTCGGTGGAGGTGGAGTGGACAGGAGATATGCGGGGCGTTCCAGACCGAGGCGGGTAATTCTGCGGTGGGGTGGGGGGTGGATACGGTCTCGGTTGCGCAGAACACACCCGCCCTACGGGTGGGAGGTCCAATCATTGGCTTTCATGATGGCCTCGTTGAACCAGACGGTGGCTTCTTCGGGCTGGAGCTTGGCTTGGACAGGATTTTTGGCGATGTAACGCACGGCCTGGCGGAAGTGGTCGGCGTCCCGGATGATGCGATCAAAGGTTTCTTGCTGCCAGATGCGGCCGCGGCGGCGGGTCATGCGATTGAGAGACTCACTCGAATGACGTTTCCAGGAGCCGGTGAGTTTTTCCACGATCTGTCCTGTGAAAGGGCGGCACAGGGCATGCACATGATTGGGCATGATGACGAAGGCTAGCATCTCATAACGCCGACCGTGGAAGTGATGCAAGGTGAGCTCGACAAGGTGGCGATGGCCTGGATTCCGAAGCAGGCATTCGCCGTGACCGTCATCGAGCAATGACTCGAGCTTGAGCAGATGTCCTCGTTGGAACTCGACCCAAGCTGAGTTTTCCTCGGCGGGTAACTGGCCCTGATGTTTCGCTGCCGTCTCAAGCAGCCTGTGTTTCCACCCTTTTATTTCATCTCGCATCTCCTGAAGGATGGCTGCGGGAATGGAGTCATTGAGACGAAAGGTGGTGAGGTAGGAAGCGCCTGGCTTTCGCCAGTGAGGCAAGTGACGCTCATAGCTTCGGAATTCGGCTTGGGGTGTGAGGCTGTGTGGATCAAAGCCCTGGAAGTCTTCCGGCAAGGGAATGTGCGCGGGGATACGCCAAGTCATGTGGGGATCTTTGGATCGAGTGCTCCTTGAGGCAAGGTGAACGTGATTTGGAGAGTGCAGTCGTAGGGCGGGTGTGTCCGGCGGAGGGAGGGGGGAGTGTTTTTGGAGTCGTCGCCGGATTACCCGCCTTTCGGTGAAGGTGGCTAGAGGGGTGTCGTTGGGTTGAGTTAAGAGGGGCGGTGGTGTGCGGAGTCTTAGAAAATGGAGGGGGTGGAAGATGTTTGCGGGGTTTCCAAAACCAGGCGGGTAATTCTGCGGTGGGGCTGGGGGTGGGTTCGGTGTTGTTTGCGCAGAACACACCCGCCCTACGGGCCGGAGGTTCGGTCTTTGGGGGCGGGAGATGTGCGGGAGATGGGTGGAAGGATTCGATGCCAGTTGGCTTGCATTTGCGGTGAGATCCCGCAGGCTGGAGCCATGCTAGGGCGAATCATAAGCATGGGTGAAAATGGCCCTGTCAGGAACATTGACCTGCGGTTTGAAAGCGGCCGGGTGGAGAGTCCTCTTTCGGTGCCGCGTGGCGAGGTGGAGGCGGGGGAAGTCACGGGTTTTCAGTTGGTGGTCACGTCCCTGAGCCCGTTTCTGTGGGTGGGCTGTTTAGGGTCGCTGGTGATGATGGCGGTGGTCTGGAATGCCCCCTCCGTGCCTGCCATCGCAGGCCTGACGATGGTGACCGGGGCCACCCTAGGTCTGCTGAAAAATAGGGTGCGGGTGCTCTACACCCTGAACCTCCTGACGGATCATCCCCAAAGGCCCAAGATCTTGTTTTACCGCACTCTTTGCCAGTTAGACCTGATGCTGGTCTTGGACGCCGTGACCTGGGCCTTGGGAGATCGTCCAAGGCAATGCAAAGGCTCCGGGTGGAAGCCGCAGGCGTTGCAAGAAGTGTCCCCAGACGACAAAACGTGAATCCGTGGAGCCGTGAGGGCATGGCACTACTCACACCCCAGACTTGCCCTCCCCTGCCGGAGCCATTACATTCATCGGCATGTCCGCTGCTGCCCTTCGCCAAGCCTTTTTTCAGTTGCCTGAATCATAGCAGGCGGCGCTGCTGGACGACCTCATTGTGGGCTCCTGCGATGCTGCCTGGGAGGCACGCCTGGACCCGGAGATGGAAGACCGCATTGATGCAGTGGAGCGCGGCGAGATGAACCTTCACGGGGCCGATGAAGTCATGCGTGAAATGCGCTCCCGCCTATCACTACTCTGTGAGCGAGAATAACCCGAAGATATGCCTGCCCGACTGCACTTCCTTGCGCTCCTGCTGCTTGCTGCGCCTCATCTTGGCTTTACGGCGGACGTCCACGTGACACCGCGCCGTGCCCAGGTCATTTGTCACAATGGTAAGCCTGGCTCCGGCGGTCACTGCCGAATGGGATTGGGAACGAGTGGTAAGTTGATCTGCGGCATCGTGGGCAAGGTCTCTGAGATCACCTGGAGATTTGTGGGGCTGCGGGATGGCAAGGATGTCTATGATTTTACTCGGCGTTTTCCGCTTGAGTCAGAGAACGTGGCCACACAAATCAAGCAGGTAGAGTTCGCTGGTGAACGTGTGATCCTTTTTGAAGATAAGGATCAAGTCATTGCGGTGCAAAGCCCGAAACCCTGAATGAGACCATCCTATGAAAACCCTCGGGTACTTTATTGTCGTTCTCGCTGCGGTGTTTCTCTTTTTGATGTTTTGCACGCCCTTTGGATTTACGATCTGAAGAGAGGAGACTTGTCAAAGGGTGGTGGAAAGCTGTTCAAAACCTCTCCTGGATCGTCCGGCTGCGCCTCTTTCGATTTATTTTGGGAGATAGGGCAGGCGGGTGAAGGTCGTCGAAGGGATGATGGAGCTGCAAGACCCCAGGCGAAATCACGGCCACAAGCAGCGCGGCCCTACCAGGGACATGCCGAATCGCGGCCACGGGCAGCGCGGCTCATCCTTTGATCTTGCCAAAAGCTTTCCTTCTGTGGCATATCGGGTGCCGTGTCTGCACGGGTGTGCGGAATGATGAATAACCAACGATGTTGCAATGGAGGCCCGGTTTCCGGGAGATCGCGATGGCTGACAATCCCCCGACGCCCGCCCCAGACCTGAGCCACCTGACCTGGAAATCTGACTGGGAGTTTCAGGTGGCGACGGACAGTCGGTGTCTGTACATCCGGGAGAGCAGTGGGTCGATGCTGGCGGCTTCTGTGGTCACGCTCGGGATTGTGGGGACGGCGGGTTATTTGAGCTGGTCGATCTTCTTTCCCGAAACGCCGAATACGCTGGGGGAAAAGGCCTTTGGCGTGCTGATGCTTTTCGTGGCGGGCTTCTTTGCCTGGATCCCCTGGCTGACGCTGCGGCGGGGACGGTGGATGGTGGTTTTTGATCGTGGCGAGCCCGCGAGCGGCATCGCGGGGGAGATCCGCTATCAAGGGCAGCGGCTGGCGATGGAGCGGGTGCGCGGTTTTTCGACCCGGAGCTGTGGTGGGTCACCGCCCCGGAGCACGGTGGTGGCGGAGCTGCACGATGGCACGCATGTGTCCTTGGGGCCGGTGAGCATCTCGACCTGGCCTGCCCATTATGCGCAGCAGGCGGCTACCTGGATGGGGCTGCCGTTTCGATACTCTTCAAACTGATGTGGGATATGAATCTGGAGGTCATGTTAGAGGTGAATGACGAGGACTGAAGTGATGTGATGAAAAGATTTTCGTGGACTTATTTTTGGTTAGGCTGCGCGTTGGTTTCTTGTGAAACGAAGCCGCGCGAAGGGGCGCAGGTTTGGCGACCGCCGGTGCAAAGTTATCCGGAGACGGCGTATCAAAGGAGCATCCACTTTTACGATTGGAAGGTGGACCCGGACATCACCAACGGGGAGTGCTATGAGGAGTTTCGCTTTGATCTGCCGGATGGGGTGGAGCGTGTTTCTCTACCGGCCGAGGCGGTGGTTTATCGTGTGCCGGGTCGCGAGGTCAGGGGGCAGGTGAAGAAGATTTTGTCCTCGGCGGGTCACACGGACCGGCCCTTTTCGATTGTAGACTATCGCCCAAAGATGGGCGTGGTGGCCAAGGTGAGCCGGAAGACGCTGCATCTGTGTGCGTTCGGGGCGCAGGGTTCTTTTGAAGGAGGGGTTTACGTGAAGTTGCGGATTGGCGTGCCGGAGGGGGTGAAGATCCAGCTAGCCAAAGAGCGCACGGATGAGGAGCGCCTGAAGACGCTGCTGGAGGAGGGCTGGTGGCCTGTGAGCACGAGCCCTGGTTTGAAGAGCGAGTGGCCCCTGCCATGATGAGGGAGGGAGCGAACTTTCTCGCGTCCTTTCAGGACGCCTGGGGGTTTGACATGCTTTTGGTTATGCGGAGTCCGGGGTTTTTGCTTTGAGGGTTATTCGAGGGCGAAGGATTCGTTTTGGTGGAAGGCGGTGGGGGTGAACATGGCGGCGAGTAGGGCGGCCTGAAATAGGATGACATCCCATGAATTGGTGCCAACGGCGATTGTGAGGAGGCTTTCTGAAATCAGCAGTGCGAGGAGGGCGAGGTCTAGGCTGGGGAATGCGTGAAGGAGTCGCTGAGGAGAGCGGTTGACCCACAGGAATAGGAACCAGGGTAGAGCCTGGACAAGCAGCGCGAAGGTAACGACGATGGCCGGGCCCCAGGGGGCGGTGACGAGGTAGGCTAACCAGAAGATGCCTTTGACGAATGAGAGGAAGGTCCAGGCGGCGAAGGCCATCCAGCAGAGCCAACGGAGGAGGGTCCTGAGGATTTTCATCGAGGTAAGGTAGTCTGCACGGGACCTGCGGCGGGAGCAATCGGTGGCGGAGGTTTTCTTTTTTAGGGGGTGCTAAAGGTGGGGCTTACATGGGGGTTCGACCGATATTGATATGGACATGACCTAGGTTTTGGCGATGCTGATTGCCCCCCTTTTTGGATTCCCCCCTTTCCATGTTTGCGCGTTTTCTTTTTTTGTTGGGTTCTTTCTGCACGGCTGGCTTTGGCTCGGTGACGCTGCAGCAGGCGGATTCGTTTTGGAAATTTGATGGGGGCGCGAGTGGGGCGGCCAGCAATGCGCAGATCGTGGATTTTACGGGGAATCACACGGCGATCAATGCGACGCGGCTGTCCTGGAATACGGCGGTGCCGGCGGTGAGCCCGGGGGGTGGTGCGCCACAGGATACGCTGGGGCGGGCGCTGAGCTTTGACCCGTATGTGACGGTGGCGGGGGCGGGCACGACGGATGATACGACGGCGGCGGCGACTTTCCAGGTGGCGAATGGGGCGGTGTCTGGGAGCTTTTCTGTGCTGACGCGGGCGATGTGGGACGGGCCGGTGCTGGGGGAGGCGGGCGTGACGGCCAATGATGTGCCGGGGAACTACTGGCTGCTGAACAATGGGCTGGGGGGGAATGGCATCGGCTTTCTCTTTGGTCTGCTTGGCAATGCGGATGGGCAGACGGCGCGGCTGGCTTATTACACAAGTTCAGGTGGGAGCTTTGGTGGGACGCGTAGTTTGACCTCGACTCTGGCGATCACGAAGGGGGTGTGGTATGACATCGGGATGGTGGTGGACATGGGGGATGGCAATGCGGCGACGCTGGTGGATAATTCGGTGACTTTTTACCTGCATGGTCCTGGGGGCCTGCAGATGCAGACGGTGACGGGCATCTACATCAGCGATGTGACGACGGCGGCGCCGAGCACGACGCTGACGGTGGGCTCTGAATCAACGGGGCTGGGCGCGAGCAATCAGCGGAAGTCCTTCGATGGCAGTCTGGACTACTTGGCGATGTTTGATGTGGGCATGACGCAGGCGGATGTGCAGGCGATCTTTGCCGCGCCGGAGCCGAGCCGAGCTCTGCTGCTGGGGCTGGGCGTGGTGGGGCTGCTGCTGCGGCGGCGTCGGGTGGAGGTGTGAGCTGAGAGAGGGCGTGGCCGGGAAGGCGAGGAAACTGAAACGATGGTGTGGGGATGGGGTATCTCTTTGGGTATCCCGCTTTCTATGAAACACCGATTCTTTTTGGCCTGTCTGGTTTTGCTTTCTCTGCTGCCTGCTGTCTCTGCCCAGGAGGGGGCTGCGCCTGCGCGGGCGATTTTGATCCTGGATGCGTCTGGGAGCATGTGGGGAAAGATCGAAGGGAAGGCGAAGATTGAGATCGCGAGGGAGGCGATCGCGCAGATCGTCGAGGGGCTGGACAAGAATCTGCATTTAGGCCTGATGGTGTATGGGCACCGGAAGCGGGGGGACTGTGCGGACATCGAGATGCTGATCCCGCCGGGTCCGGTGGATAAGGCGGCGTTTATTAAAAAGGTAAATGCCCTGGTGCCCCGTGGGCGCACGCCGCTGACGGGTTCTTTGATCCAGGCGGCGCAGGTGCTGAAAAATACGGAGCAGAAGGCCACGGTGATTTTGGTGAGTGACGGGATCGAGACCTGTGAGCAGGACCCCTGCCTGGCGGTGAAGGAGCTGGAAAGTCTGGGCATCGATTTCACGGCGCATGTGGTGGGATTTGACCTGGGCAGCGATGAGCAGGATGCCATCCGCTGCATCGCTGAGACGAGCGGGGGTGAATTCCTGGCGGCGGGGGATGCGCCAACGCTGCTGAATGCGCTGGCGACGGCGCTGGTGAAGACGGCCGATCCGCAGGCGGCTGCGCCGGAAGTGAAGCCTGCACCGATGCCCGCGCCGGTGCCCCCGATGCCTGCGCCAAAGGCTGAGGTGGAGATCGCGAATGTGACCTTCATCACGGTGCTGGCTGAGGGGGGAGAGGCGGTGAAGAGCTACTTTGAAATCACGCCCGAAGGACAGGCCAAGAGCGTGGCCCGGGGCTCGAGCGAGAGCTATAAGCTCGCTCCGGGTAAGTATCAGGTGAAGGCGACCTGGGGCAGTGCGGTGATTGCGGAGGTGGTGACGGTGCCTGCGGAGCCGGAGTCGAAATTCACCCTGGTGTACAATGGGGGTATTTTACGGCTGCAGGCTCTGGCCAGCCAAGGCGGGGAGAAGGTGAAGGCGTACTACACCATTTCCCGCGCAGGCAAGGACCTGAAGGGGAATCGCCCCCGGGTGACGGCGGGCTCGGGAGAGGAATTTCAACTGCCCGCTGGGGAGTATCATGTGGAGGCAAAGTGGGGGCAGTCGCGGGCGGAGGATATCTTTGAAGTGACACCTGGGGAAGTGACTGAGGGGGAACTGGTGGCCAATGCGGGGGTGCTGAAACTGACGGCGTCTCCGGTGGCTGGGGGGGAACTTTTGAAGGTCTATTACACCATCCTGGACGGGAAGGCGAAGCTGGATGGCAGCCGCAGCCAGGTCGCATCGGGATCGGGCGGAGAATACCAGATCCCAGCCGGGCGGTATCTCATCCGGGCGAAATGGGGAGAAGCGATCGGCGAGGTGGAGGCTGAGGTGAAGGCGGGAGAGGCCACCGAGGCGCAGGTGCTGGTGCCGGGCGGGGTGCTGAATGTGATGCTGAAAGACGCTGCCGGAGAGGTGGTGAAGGCCTACACGACGATCTACAGCGCGAAGACGAACCTGGAGGGCAAACGCACCCGCATCACGGCGGGGACGACGCCCTCTTTCACCCTCGCGGCTGGGGAGTATTACCTGGAGGCAAAGGTGGGCAAAGAGACCATCTCCGCAGAAGCCAGTGTCAAAGCCGGCGAGGCCTCGGCAGTGACTTTGCAGGCCAAGTGAGGACCATGCCTGAGAATGGTTTGGCGATGGGGCGCAGGGGATGCAAATAGTGCACCTGCGCCATGCCGAAACCTAAATCCATCGCGGCGACGCGAATCCGTGCGGAAGTGATCCGACTGGTGAGTCTGATCCCTGAGGGGAAGTTCACGACCTATGGGTCCATCGCCGTGCACATGAATGTGGCCGCGCTGCATGTGGCCTCCGTGATGAGTCGGCTGACGAAGGAGGAGTCAGTGGCATTGCCCTGGCACCGGGTGGTGAGTGCGGACGCACGCGTTAGCCCGAAGATGGAGGCCAGCCTAGCGATGACGCAAAGGCAGCGGCTGGAGGCGGAAGGGATGCGAGTGGATGCGCAGGGCTACATCCAGGATTCGGACGCCCACTTCCACGTGGTGGGCCTGCGGCGGAACATCCGCTGGAGTGATCCAGGGAGTGGTGGCGATCCATAAAAAAACCAAGGGCGAAGTGAGTGCTGCACTGGAGGACCAGGCAGGTGGCTGCATCTTCACCCTTGGAGAGTTGGGGGCTTCACCCGCGGCTCACAGGCGGCGGGGAAGAGGAAAGAAGGTTACTTCTTCTCGGTAGCTTTTTCGGCTTCCTTGGCGGCTTTCTCAGCCTTCTTTTCTTTGTGCTTTTCGATGTCCTTCATGACTTTGTCATGGTCGGTGACTTTGCCTTTCCAGGTGATGGCTTCGCCTTCTTTGAGCATCTTCTTTTCGCCTTCACCTTTTTCTAGGTAGGAACCGTCGGCCATGACCTTGGTGCCGTCCATGAGAGTGGCGGTTTCGGTCAGTTCGGTGGTCTTGCCGTCTTTCATGACCCAGAGTTTGCCTTCCTTCATGGCGATGTGGTTCAGTTCGGCTTTTTTCTCAGCCATCTTTTCGGCCTTTTTGACGTCTTTTTCTTTTTCGTCTGCGCCGAAGCTGCTGTTGACGACGCAAAGGCTGAGGCAGGCGAAGGCGAGGGATTGAATCAAGATTTTCATGGGAATACTGTTGGTTAGGGGGTGGGGTGGCAGGGTTCACTGGGCCAAGGTTTACTTGGGCGCCGGCTGCGCACACAGATATTCGCCCCACTGGAAAAGAGTGGCTGTATCGCTGAGGAAAATTTAATATGAATCGCCTAACAAAAAGAGTGATTGTGAGAGTTTGCCTCAAAGCGAAGTGACTCAACGAGCCGGAAGGCGTGCGTAGCTGACCACCCAAAAGACCTGAGCGAAAAGCCAGAGGAGCATGCCGAGGCTGAGAAACTTCAAACCCCAGCGGACGTGTACGAGTTTGGCCTCAAGCACTCGACCTTTGGCGTGGATCTGCTTAAGCACGCTTTCGCGCACATCGGAATTGAGCTGGGCACCGAAGAGCTGCATGAGGGCTGATCGGCTGCAAATTCTGCGTCTGCGAATGGGCGCAGCCGAGGGCGGTGGGCTAAAACGTGCGCGCTAGGAGTGCAGGCCGCAGTTTACAGCCGCTCTAGTCGCGCCATTTTATGTCACAGACGGAACAGTTTCAGCTATCCAAGGAAGGATTCTCAATTTCACCCGTTAGACTCATCGCGATATGTCCACTGACCATTCTTCATCTGCCGACGATGCCAGCCAGGCTTCGCACAAAAAAACGAGTGTTCTAGATTCCTTGAAATCTGCAGGGGGTTCCTTCAAGCGCTTTGTCACGCATTCCTCCTTGAAGGAAGGCCAAAAAGATGACCTCAACCAGGCGCTGCATAACGGTGGGGAGAAGAAAGCGGAGCTGGAGAGGTATCGGGATCTAAAAGCGGGCTTTGAGAAAATGAAAAAGGTGGATGCTGCCTATGCTGCGAATCAGGCTCTTGCTCCACTGAGTGGTAGAAAAGGGTTGGACTCTACAGAGACGAATCGTCAACTGAAGTTGTTGGAGACCATGGAGAACGAAATCAAGGCGATGGAGAAAAAGAATCCGCTCATCAAGAAGGAGCTGGAGTATGCGCAGCGCCATGGTGAGGTGGACAAAGTGAAGAAGGATGCTGCCGGCCAAGGCACGTCTCTCCGTGACACGCTTAAAGGTGCCGTTGGGGTGAAGACGGATCCCCGTCAGTCATCTTCGCGCCAGCAGAGGCTCTAGAGCCTAGGGCGTGTGAAAAAGATACTGTGGCTGAGGCTAGAGCACCCCAGCATCTTCGAGCGCGCGCAAGAGCAGTGCCTTGCCGTGGCTTTCGATGACGCGACCGTGACCGACGATGATGCGGTCAAAGTCTTGATCCAGAATGCGCCTCACGGAGGCCTGAAAAGCAGGGCGATCTTTGAGGCATAGCTTGAAGATGCGGCTCATGCCTGGGTAGCGTTTGAAACCGGCAATGTAACGGTGAAAGAAGCGATCCCAGCCGTGTTCGTTGGGATCAAAATTGAAGATGAGGTCTGCCACGATGAGGGTGTGCGTGGGCACATGAAGGAAGGCATGTTCTTTGAGCTTCGGGGTGCCTTCGACGGGGAAGACCTCCAGCTCGCCCGCCCATGCCGCAGGCGCTGGCAGCAGGGGCAGGGTGGGGAACTTCACGACTTCTGAAAAACCCGGCGGACCGAGGAAGGGCAGGGCGGGAAAGGCGGCGTGGCCTTCTTTGGCATAGGTGTCATGCAGCAGCATGGCCTCTACCAACCAGCCGGGCGTGCCTAACGACTGAAGGGTGGCCAGATCTGCCGGGGTGAAAGGGGCCATGGAGTGCAGGACCGTCTGCCCAGAGCGCAGACGGATGACGGTGACGTTCCGCCCATGCTGCGTGCCCAGGACGGTGAGCGGGTATTGCAGGAGCCAGAGGTTTTCGGCGAGTTGTTTCATGAGGGTAGAGGGTGAGTGTTGTCCTGCCCATGGCCGGAGTATCAGCTTGGTCTTCAGGATTTCGCAGGGGCTGGGATGCCCGGCCTTGTGAATCCTGCAGTCACGTGGAAGACTGGCCAAAGAGGACCCCGGCACCTGCCGGTCCCTGCTTACAGCTCGGGGTGCCTTTGGCATGCGGGATCCGGCGGAGACGATGTGGTGATGCCTCAAGTGCGCAAAAAAAGAGCCGGCTGGCGGCCGGCTCTTCATGTCAATGGGTATCTAGCGCCAGGTCACTCCAGTGGAATGACGCGGCTGAAAAAGATCGTCTCGCCCTGCTTGATGGCGACTTCTTGGCCCAGCACTTCGAAGTTCAACAGTACCTCGTCCCTTTTTGGAGTGTCATCGAATTCGACTTCCCCTTCAGTCACGCTGTCGTCTTCCTCGACGATCAGCGTACCGCGGGTGATACCGCCGATGACGACATCGTAGGAACCCGCCGAGAGGCCGCGTGCTTGCAGCTTGAAGCTGGCACCGCCGTCTTCGTCTTTCTGAAAAGAGAAGCTGACGAGGCCGGATGCGCCAGAAGACGCAAACAAGGAGCCCTGAATCAGAAGGGGGGTGCTGACATTTCCACCGCCACCACCGACTGCTGCTGAACCCGAGCCCAGGATGTGGGAGAAGAGCACTTCTCTACTGCTGTTGGCTATCTCGACGAGCTGACCGCGCGGATCGAATTTCAGGGAAACCTTTCC
It contains:
- a CDS encoding transposase translates to MTWRIPAHIPLPEDFQGFDPHSLTPQAEFRSYERHLPHWRKPGASYLTTFRLNDSIPAAILQEMRDEIKGWKHRLLETAAKHQGQLPAEENSAWVEFQRGHLLKLESLLDDGHGECLLRNPGHRHLVELTLHHFHGRRYEMLAFVIMPNHVHALCRPFTGQIVEKLTGSWKRHSSESLNRMTRRRGRIWQQETFDRIIRDADHFRQAVRYIAKNPVQAKLQPEEATVWFNEAIMKANDWTSHP
- a CDS encoding MGMT family protein — its product is MPKPKSIAATRIRAEVIRLVSLIPEGKFTTYGSIAVHMNVAALHVASVMSRLTKEESVALPWHRVVSADARVSPKMEASLAMTQRQRLEAEGMRVDAQGYIQDSDAHFHVVGLRRNIRWSDPGSGGDP
- a CDS encoding DUF6799 domain-containing protein; the protein is MKILIQSLAFACLSLCVVNSSFGADEKEKDVKKAEKMAEKKAELNHIAMKEGKLWVMKDGKTTELTETATLMDGTKVMADGSYLEKGEGEKKMLKEGEAITWKGKVTDHDKVMKDIEKHKEKKAEKAAKEAEKATEKK
- a CDS encoding MBL fold metallo-hydrolase, whose amino-acid sequence is MKQLAENLWLLQYPLTVLGTQHGRNVTVIRLRSGQTVLHSMAPFTPADLATLQSLGTPGWLVEAMLLHDTYAKEGHAAFPALPFLGPPGFSEVVKFPTLPLLPAPAAWAGELEVFPVEGTPKLKEHAFLHVPTHTLIVADLIFNFDPNEHGWDRFFHRYIAGFKRYPGMSRIFKLCLKDRPAFQASVRRILDQDFDRIIVGHGRVIESHGKALLLRALEDAGVL
- a CDS encoding VWA domain-containing protein — encoded protein: MKHRFFLACLVLLSLLPAVSAQEGAAPARAILILDASGSMWGKIEGKAKIEIAREAIAQIVEGLDKNLHLGLMVYGHRKRGDCADIEMLIPPGPVDKAAFIKKVNALVPRGRTPLTGSLIQAAQVLKNTEQKATVILVSDGIETCEQDPCLAVKELESLGIDFTAHVVGFDLGSDEQDAIRCIAETSGGEFLAAGDAPTLLNALATALVKTADPQAAAPEVKPAPMPAPVPPMPAPKAEVEIANVTFITVLAEGGEAVKSYFEITPEGQAKSVARGSSESYKLAPGKYQVKATWGSAVIAEVVTVPAEPESKFTLVYNGGILRLQALASQGGEKVKAYYTISRAGKDLKGNRPRVTAGSGEEFQLPAGEYHVEAKWGQSRAEDIFEVTPGEVTEGELVANAGVLKLTASPVAGGELLKVYYTILDGKAKLDGSRSQVASGSGGEYQIPAGRYLIRAKWGEAIGEVEAEVKAGEATEAQVLVPGGVLNVMLKDAAGEVVKAYTTIYSAKTNLEGKRTRITAGTTPSFTLAAGEYYLEAKVGKETISAEASVKAGEASAVTLQAK
- a CDS encoding PEP-CTERM sorting domain-containing protein (PEP-CTERM proteins occur, often in large numbers, in the proteomes of bacteria that also encode an exosortase, a predicted intramembrane cysteine proteinase. The presence of a PEP-CTERM domain at a protein's C-terminus predicts cleavage within the sorting domain, followed by covalent anchoring to some some component of the (usually Gram-negative) cell surface. Many PEP-CTERM proteins exhibit an unusual sequence composition that includes large numbers of potential glycosylation sites. Expression of one such protein has been shown restore the ability of a bacterium to form floc, a type of biofilm.); translation: MFARFLFLLGSFCTAGFGSVTLQQADSFWKFDGGASGAASNAQIVDFTGNHTAINATRLSWNTAVPAVSPGGGAPQDTLGRALSFDPYVTVAGAGTTDDTTAAATFQVANGAVSGSFSVLTRAMWDGPVLGEAGVTANDVPGNYWLLNNGLGGNGIGFLFGLLGNADGQTARLAYYTSSGGSFGGTRSLTSTLAITKGVWYDIGMVVDMGDGNAATLVDNSVTFYLHGPGGLQMQTVTGIYISDVTTAAPSTTLTVGSESTGLGASNQRKSFDGSLDYLAMFDVGMTQADVQAIFAAPEPSRALLLGLGVVGLLLRRRRVEV